CAGAAGTTTGGTATAATGAATCTGCAATTTGCAGCGCTTTAGGGAAGTTTTTTTGAGAAATATCGAGATAGGTGGTTGTGTAGATACGGTTGTATTCTTCATAATTTTGAGCCCTACTAGTCATGCTTGTAAAAAAGAAGATTGTATATAATAGATACCTCATTAATAAAATGTTTTTTGTAAAAATTACGAAATCGCAAATATATATTACGTAGGCCTAAAATACGTGTTTTTTTTAATAAATATGCTCCATTTTCGCGAATATGGATAACTATTTTGTGTGTTTTCCTGATTTTGAAAGGCTTTTCATAAAGTCCGAAGCCTGTTAAGATAAATGACTATTTTTATTTTGTTTTTAAAATTATGTTAGTCTTTTGTAGATTTTATTTTTATGTTGTACAAGAATATGTTTTGTCATTTATATATGTTTTTGTTTTTTCTAAAATAATTTCATTTTTGAAAAATTTCGAGAAACAGAATTTGAATAAAGATTGATAGAGCATGGCTGCTGACGGAGAAGAGCCGAAGTCATCGTGTTGTTGGCGCTTTGACAAGCTCAGTGACCGATTGGGGACTAGAGACTAGAGACTAGAAACTGGAAACTAGAAACTAGAGACTGGAGACTGGAGACAAGAATTGAGAGGGATGGGTGGCTGAGCTTGTCGAAGCCGTGTTGTTGCACTTCGACAAACTCAGTTACCAACTTTGACGGGCTCAGCGACCTGTTGTCTCAAATATATATTAAAAAAAGATTTGCGAATTAGAAAATAATGTTTAATTTTGCAATCTCAAATACCAGAGTGGTAGGATTCCATTACATCCGAAACTCATATTTAAACAAAAAATTTTAAAAAATTCTGAAAATGAAACAAGGTATCCACCCAGAAAATTATAGATTGGTAGTTTTCAAAGATATGAGTAACGACGAAATGTTCCTTTGCAAATCTACTGCTGATACTAAAGACACTATCGAATTCGAAGGTCAAGAATATCCATTAATCAAAATGGAAATCTCTTCAACATCCCACCCGTTCTACACTGGTAAAACTAAATTAGTTGATACTGCTGGACGTGTTGATAAGTTCATGAACAAGTACAAGAAATTCTCTAAATAATTTTAGATTATTAAAAGAAATATAAAAGCTTTCGGAATTTCCGGAAGCTTTTTTTGTTAAATTTGTTTTTTAACAGAAATAGAATCGATTGGCAAATGCCATTTTGGTCTAGTTTCGAATATCTAACTTCTAACATCTAACTAACAATGCAACTTGTATTTTCGGACGCACAATATTGGGAAGATTTTCTTCCATTAACTTTTACTAGGCCAGTCGCAGAGATGCGTGTCGGCATTTTGACCTTTACAGAACGTTGGAAAAAACTTTTGAATATTGACCAACACTTCTATATTACCGAAGATTTTCTTCAAGAAAAATTTGTAAAACCAAAGACTGGACAAAGCCTCTTTATAGTACCGAATTTTTTACCATCTAATGAGATTTTGCAACAGATAAAAGATCTTAAACTAGGCGAAGCTTTGGTTTATGATAATGAATTGCTTGTTGCCAATATCAATATGGAGAATTTTTCTCTTAATCAGATTGAGAAAATGACAGATGTGACGGAGGACTTATTGTTTTTCAAAAAACCAACAGATTTGTTTTCGTATAATGATAAAGCCATAGATTTTGATTTTGAATTATTGACGAAAGGTCGCGCTTCTCAAGAGCTATCTTCGACATGTGGTTTCCTAGGAAATAAAGAAGATTTGTTTATCGAAGAAGGTGCAATGGTAGAGTTTGCAAGCCTCAACTGTAAAACTGGCAAAATCTATATCGGAAAAGATGCAGAGGTCATGGAGGGGTGTAATCTTCGCGGACCTATTGCTTTGTGCGAGTATTCTAAGTTTAATCTAGGTGCAAAAGTATATGGCGCAACCACTGTTGGCCCACATTCCAAAATTGGTGGCGAGGTTAACAATATTGTCGTGTTTGGGTATTCCAACAAGGGTCACGACGGTTTTGTCGGGAATTCTGTGATTGCAGAATGGTGTAATCTTGGCGCCGATACCAATTCTTCAAATCTTAAAAACAATTATGCTTCAGTAAAACTTTGGAATTATAAATCCAAAAGATTCGAAGATACAGGGCTGCAGTTTTGTGGATTAATTATGGGAGATCACTCCAAGACAGCGATTAATACGCAGCTTAATACAGGAACTGTTGTAGGTGTGGCTTCTAATATTTTTAAATCAGGTTTTCCACCGAACTTAGTTGAAAGTTTTTCGTGGGGCGGTATGAAGTGCGATGAAAAGTTTAAGCTCGAAAAAGCTTACGAAGTCTGTGAGAAAGTCATGGCGCGTAGAAAAGTCGATCTTACAGAAACGGACAAGAATATTTTAAAATATATTTTTGAAAATTATTAAAATTTATTTTATTGAAAATCAAGCGTTTAAATTTATTTGAGCGCTTTTTTTATTTTAAATGTAATATTTTTGTCCCGATAGATGTCTTACTTATAAACCGGCAAACAACTCATGACCAAAGAACAATTTCAAGAATCGATATATACGCTCAAAGATGAGATGTATCGTTTTGCGAAAAGATTTGTGATGAGCGTTGACGAAGCCGAAGATGTCACGATGGATTTATTAATGAAGTTTTGGCAAAAAAAAGAAGAATTACTTTCTGTTGATAACCTAAAGTCTTATGTCTTAAGATGTGTAAAAAATGAATGCCTCAACCGGCTGAAGCATCATGATGTTAAACAAAATTATGCACAATTAGAATACGGAAGATCTGAACTTTATCAAATAGAAACCAATAATTTGAAAGAGCAAATTCTGAGATTTATCAACGATTTGCCAGAAAAACAAAAGATGGTCATCCACCTAAAAGATGTTGAGGAATACGATATTTCTGAGATCGCCGGGATTCTCGAAATGGAGGAAAATGCAGTGAGGATAAACCTGATGCGGGCCCGTCAGAAGGTGCGAGATGCCATTAACAAACTTTACGCGTATGAAAACCGACAAATACAAGGATTGGGAGTATAAATTCTTCGAAGGTGAGGAGCTGTCACCAGAAGAAGAACGACTTCTAAAACAAGAAAGCGACGATCCTTATTTTTCTTTTCTACGAGAAGAAAAACAAGAAAAGATGAAACTGGACTTCGATGATTTTTTGTCGAAAGTAGAAGGAGAACAGGTCGCACCGAAAATGGAACAAACATCTATTATGCCGTTGGGTTCTGCAAAACCAAAATTCGGAAATGGATTCAAAAACTATTGGATGGCTGCGAGTCTGGTGATGTTTATGGGAGTTTTGGGAGGTTATCTTTTTGTGAACCAAGAAAGTGGAGATGTTAATAAGCCTTTGCAGCCCGTTGTAAAACAAGATGCAGAAGCTACCGTTGAGCAGCAATCCCAAATTTTAGCACAAAAGAATATTGAAGATAATGCAAATGTAGCACAACAAAATGTGGCAAAGAGATTAGCCCAGAAACCAGAATTGCCAACTTCAAAAACAAAAAATATGGTAAGTGTAAGTCAAACAGAAATACATAATTTAGTAGAAACTGAAACAGATAATGTAAATTATCAAGAAGCTTATAATCCTAATTATGTCGTCATCAATGGAAAACCTGTTTACAACGAACAAGAAGCCATCGCATTAACAGAAGATGCGGTTAATTATTTGGCAAGCAATGTAAGCCAAACGGTAGATCACGCACAAAATGCAACCAGTCTTTCACTTGATTTAAAATAAATAAAAAAATGAAAAAGTTCTCAATAATATTAGTTTTATTCTTTCTTTCAACGAATATTTTCGGCCAGTCAGAAAAGATTAACCAACTGTTCACACAGTATCAAGATGCACAAGGTGTTACGACGATTAAGATTGCAAAGCCCATGTTCGGGATGCTCAACAAGCTTAATATCGGAGACTCTGAACTGAAAAAAATTAAACCACTTCTCAAAAAAATCCAAGGCTTGAATATTATGATTATGGAAAAGCCAACTTTCCCAGCCGATTTAGCTGCCGAAAATGTTGTGCCTTTGCAAAATTATGAAACGCAACGTAGCGCGATTTTGTCGGCAATTAGTAATCTTAAGTATGAGGAATTGGTGACGGTAAATAGCCGAGACAATAAAATTAAATTTTTGGCATCCGACGCAACAGACGGCATATTCAATGATTTGTTACTGAATATCACAACGAACGACAACACGATTTTGATGATGTTGGATGGGAAAATTTCTATGGATGATGTTTCCAATCTAATAGAAGAAACCAAGAATGTTACGGCGCTTAATCCGATTTCGAGTATTAATTCAACCACTCAGCAGAATACCGCAAGTGTTAGAAAAGTTTCCGCTTTCGATGGCATCGAAGTATCTACGGGTGTAAGTGTTAAATTTACGCAAGCTGCCAATCATTCCGTAGTGGTGGATGTTGAGCCAGACAAGCTACAATATGTAATTACGGAAGTAGAGAATAATGTTCTTAAAATATTTATCAGAAATAATGGGGTTAAAAATTTGAATATTAGAAATCTTATTGTAAAGGTTTCTTCTCCTAAAATGAACCGAATTGTTACCAAGTCTGGGGCAAGCTTTCAAGCCATGAATACCATTAAAGACAGAGCCTTAGCGATAGAAGCTTCTTCTGGTTCCAGAGTAGATGGCGATTTTGATATTTCATCTTCCTCAGCGATAGAATCGACTTCGGGGTCAACAATCAAGATGAAACTTCAGACAGGCAGCGTGGCGTTGGATGCAAGCAGTGGTTCTTTTGTGCGACTAAATGGTTCTGCCGACAATGTTGCGTACAGTGTGACGAGTGGCGCGACTCTGGACGGTGCCAATTTCGCAACCAAAAAAGCAACGGTAAGTGCTTCATCTGGAAGTAGTGTTAAAGTAAATGTATCGGACGCGTTGACAGCTTCGGTTTCTTCGGCGGCATCGGTTCAGTACAAAGGTAATCCATCAAGCATTGTGACGGATGTTAAGAAGATTACTGGTGCTAGTTTAACACAAATCAATTAAGATCAAACTTAAAATTAAAGCATGAAAAAATATATATTTTTAGGATTTAGTATATTGACGATGCAGTCTTGTCTCGTTTCGCAAAAACCTTCCGTTGATTTTTTCAATACGCCGTATTATCGCAATCAAGCCAATTTTATGAGTATTAATGTTCCGACTTTTTTGGCTAAATCATTTCTTAAAAATCAATTAAAAGAAGATGGTGAGAGCGAAGAAGTTATCAACCTCGTTAAGAAAGTCTCAAAAATAAAACTGATGACTTCCGAGAATATGGATTCTAAAATGATGGCAGAATTTACCAATTACCTCAACCAAGAAAAGTTTGAAGAATGGGCGTCTATCCGTAATGATGGCGATGTTATCAACATCAATGCGCAACAATCGGATGATGTAATTAAAAAAATAATGATTGTTGTAAACTCAAAAGATAATGATGCTGTTTTTATAGATGTAAGTGGAACATTCACCATTGATGATATCTCCAAGCTTGTGGAAGCGGGCAAAACATCTAACATTAAAATTAATCGTAAAAAATCATAACATACATATTAACACTAGAACTTAAATTTTTCACTAAAAAATCCCTCACATTTCGAGGGATTTTTTTATGGATTTTCCTGAGATATTTTGTCGTGATAACGCAGATACATTGGCAAAGCTGCGGAGCCGTACCATTTGAAACTTTCATAACTGAACACTCCAGCAGCTACAGCAGGATCGCTTTTTACCAAGGCGTCCGCTTCTTCTGTTGTTTTGACATTAAAGATGAACATACCACGATAATCGCGATTGTTTTTATCAAAGAAAGGACCTGCTACAGACAGTTTTCCTTCTTTTGCAAGTTTTCCTATATTGTCGAGATGTCCACGCATTAAGCTAGCCATTTTCTGTTTGTCCTCAATTTTGTTAGGTCCCGTTTTTAGCATGACAATGACGTAAGGTCGCATGCCATATTTGTCGGCGGACAAAGAGTCTGCTAGTTTTTTATCAAAATTTTTGTGTTGCGCAAAACTTAAGCTTGCACAGAAAAACAGTATAAGACTAAATGATAAATGTTTCATGATTTTTATATTTAATTGGGGCGTGTCCCGTTGTTTTCCTTGGCGCGTCCATTGCCACAACAAGCGGGTCGCTACGTTCGCTGCTATCTTTGGTATTCGGGGCTTCGGCTCCGCTCAGCCGCCGAATACCAAAGGATATCCGCTATCATCGCTCACGCATACAGCATATTGCGACAACAAGGCTCTTTTGGCGCTCGCTTCGCTCGCGCCTCAAATTCACTTCTTAATTCTATTAGTCTTTAATTCTCAAAAACTCTTTGGCGAGTTCAATCATTTTTGGATCGCCTGTATATTTTCCTCTTTCGTCCGAAAGCTTCACTGTTGGGATCCATTCGTTGTTGATACCTTTTACGCCGATTAGCTTCATTACGATGTTCATAGGTTTCAGTCCGACATCATTGGTAAGATTGGTTCCAATTCCGAACGAAATTCCAATTTTCCCGCGGCAAGCCTTTGTTATTTCGTGCACTTTTTCAAGATTAAGACCATCCGAAAAAATAATGTATTTGAAGAGCGGATTAATTCCTAGAGACTCATAATGTTTTATCGTTTTTTCGGCAAATTCTATGGGGTCACCACTATCGTGTCGCACGCCATCGAAGAGTTTTGAAAACTTTTTGTCAAACTGTTGGAAGAAAACATCCGTTGTGTAGGTGTCGGACAATGCAACGCCCAAATCGCCGCGATAGACATCAATCCAATGTTCCAAGGCTAGAGAATTGGCCATCTTGAAGCCGTATTCTGCTGCATGGAACATAAACCACTCGTGGGCGTGTGTGCCGATGGGTTTCACATTAAACTTCATAGCGAAATGCACATTGGATGTGCCTATGAAAGTTGAGTTTTTGTCTTGTAGCAAAGCTTCCATAACCAGACCATGTACGCGATAAGAATGGCGTCTTCTTGTCCCGAATTCTGCAAAAGAAACGCCTAGTTCTGTAAGGTGTTTTGCTTTTTCCACTGTCTTGTCGATGACTTCTTGGTTGGATTGTCGCTCGAGGTGGTTCATTTCATAATGGAGCTCGCTGATTAAAGATAATAACGGGACTTCCCAAAGGATGGTTCTGTACCAAAGTCCTTCGGCGCTGACTTTTAGGTCGTTGCCATGTTGTTCAATTTTTATTTCAGAAGGATCATATTGATAGCCTTCGAGAAAGTCTAAGTAGGGGAGGCTAAGGTACGGGCAAGTTTTTTTAAGGTAGGCTTTTTCCTCTTTGGTAAGTTTGAGGTTTGCCATGTCATTAACCGCTTTGCGCAGTTCTTCGGCGAAACCCTCGGGGAAGTTGTGTTTGCCACGGTTGATGAATTCGTATTTTACGACTTCGTTGGTAAAGAGTTTTACGACGGCATTTTGCATCGTAATTTTATAAAAATCATTATCTAATATAGACTGAAGTCTTACT
This genomic stretch from Chryseobacterium sp. POL2 harbors:
- a CDS encoding type B 50S ribosomal protein L31 is translated as MKQGIHPENYRLVVFKDMSNDEMFLCKSTADTKDTIEFEGQEYPLIKMEISSTSHPFYTGKTKLVDTAGRVDKFMNKYKKFSK
- a CDS encoding GlmU family protein, producing MQLVFSDAQYWEDFLPLTFTRPVAEMRVGILTFTERWKKLLNIDQHFYITEDFLQEKFVKPKTGQSLFIVPNFLPSNEILQQIKDLKLGEALVYDNELLVANINMENFSLNQIEKMTDVTEDLLFFKKPTDLFSYNDKAIDFDFELLTKGRASQELSSTCGFLGNKEDLFIEEGAMVEFASLNCKTGKIYIGKDAEVMEGCNLRGPIALCEYSKFNLGAKVYGATTVGPHSKIGGEVNNIVVFGYSNKGHDGFVGNSVIAEWCNLGADTNSSNLKNNYASVKLWNYKSKRFEDTGLQFCGLIMGDHSKTAINTQLNTGTVVGVASNIFKSGFPPNLVESFSWGGMKCDEKFKLEKAYEVCEKVMARRKVDLTETDKNILKYIFENY
- a CDS encoding RNA polymerase sigma factor; translation: MTKEQFQESIYTLKDEMYRFAKRFVMSVDEAEDVTMDLLMKFWQKKEELLSVDNLKSYVLRCVKNECLNRLKHHDVKQNYAQLEYGRSELYQIETNNLKEQILRFINDLPEKQKMVIHLKDVEEYDISEIAGILEMEENAVRINLMRARQKVRDAINKLYAYENRQIQGLGV
- a CDS encoding DUF4252 domain-containing protein, translated to MKKFSIILVLFFLSTNIFGQSEKINQLFTQYQDAQGVTTIKIAKPMFGMLNKLNIGDSELKKIKPLLKKIQGLNIMIMEKPTFPADLAAENVVPLQNYETQRSAILSAISNLKYEELVTVNSRDNKIKFLASDATDGIFNDLLLNITTNDNTILMMLDGKISMDDVSNLIEETKNVTALNPISSINSTTQQNTASVRKVSAFDGIEVSTGVSVKFTQAANHSVVVDVEPDKLQYVITEVENNVLKIFIRNNGVKNLNIRNLIVKVSSPKMNRIVTKSGASFQAMNTIKDRALAIEASSGSRVDGDFDISSSSAIESTSGSTIKMKLQTGSVALDASSGSFVRLNGSADNVAYSVTSGATLDGANFATKKATVSASSGSSVKVNVSDALTASVSSAASVQYKGNPSSIVTDVKKITGASLTQIN
- a CDS encoding DUF4252 domain-containing protein translates to MKKYIFLGFSILTMQSCLVSQKPSVDFFNTPYYRNQANFMSINVPTFLAKSFLKNQLKEDGESEEVINLVKKVSKIKLMTSENMDSKMMAEFTNYLNQEKFEEWASIRNDGDVININAQQSDDVIKKIMIVVNSKDNDAVFIDVSGTFTIDDISKLVEAGKTSNIKINRKKS
- a CDS encoding YciI family protein — encoded protein: MKHLSFSLILFFCASLSFAQHKNFDKKLADSLSADKYGMRPYVIVMLKTGPNKIEDKQKMASLMRGHLDNIGKLAKEGKLSVAGPFFDKNNRDYRGMFIFNVKTTEEADALVKSDPAVAAGVFSYESFKWYGSAALPMYLRYHDKISQENP
- the pncB gene encoding nicotinate phosphoribosyltransferase; translation: MQEVRLQSILDNDFYKITMQNAVVKLFTNEVVKYEFINRGKHNFPEGFAEELRKAVNDMANLKLTKEEKAYLKKTCPYLSLPYLDFLEGYQYDPSEIKIEQHGNDLKVSAEGLWYRTILWEVPLLSLISELHYEMNHLERQSNQEVIDKTVEKAKHLTELGVSFAEFGTRRRHSYRVHGLVMEALLQDKNSTFIGTSNVHFAMKFNVKPIGTHAHEWFMFHAAEYGFKMANSLALEHWIDVYRGDLGVALSDTYTTDVFFQQFDKKFSKLFDGVRHDSGDPIEFAEKTIKHYESLGINPLFKYIIFSDGLNLEKVHEITKACRGKIGISFGIGTNLTNDVGLKPMNIVMKLIGVKGINNEWIPTVKLSDERGKYTGDPKMIELAKEFLRIKD